Genomic segment of Eupeodes corollae chromosome 2, idEupCoro1.1, whole genome shotgun sequence:
GTCCCACAAATtactaaaataatgaaaaaaaaaaacataatttagtATTAACtggtgatttttttcttaaaaaaaaaaaaacatggttcGATGCTTGTTGTCCTGTGGTTGGTTGCAGCTCTGTATAAACAGGTTTACAGATAACTTTCCAAGACAATTCTTAAGGTTTAAATCTTTACGTGAGTTCTAATACTATGCTTCCGTTGAGATTAACAAATGTtagcttattattattattatcatttatgTCAGCCTAAGATAAGGCAAATaatctaaaataataaactttagaGCCTTGAATCAATGGAAGAACCGTGCCCTGAGGATAAAACCCTGCGTATGCATTTCCACTCGAATGGAATTAATTTATAAGTATAGGCTAGGGATTTAAATTCTAGCAGTACTCACAAAAATCCTTAGAAAAACATGGgtcataataataaaatccaATGTATCCCATCCCTTTTACCCTTGCAAAGATGAATGATGTTTGCAAACTAATGTAGTTACTTATCACGACTAGATTGTAGTCTGAACTAAATATATGTtagtaattttgttcaaaagacTCCTAAATGTGCAATGTCTCTGATTTCATGATTACTATTGTGCCATAAACTTAATccgtgacatttttttatttaccaaatCTGATGAAGTGTCTGACAAAGGAGAAACTTTTTTCCCAATGGAGTTTCCTGCAGTTCCCTTAGCATACtctgaacacaatattttgtatttgactGAGGATTATCGTAATCGACGCAAagtttaaggtatttttttatcACATCAAAAACAGGAAGCAGTCctaaaaatatacacataaaTTAAGGTCTTCAAAATTTAGACGTTATTTAATTTAGGTACCTTCTTTACGAAATATGGTTACATTAAATTGTGCTGCTCGAGCAACCATAATGCTGTCCACACCACATCTATCacgaaatttaaatatatcactATATTTGTCTATTTCGCGAGATCCTCCGTTAGCAATTATAGGTATATCAACAGCTTGCGCAACTGCTTTAATAATATCTACAATGTTTCTATGTAATTATTAGTAAAAGGGATACAATTCTatcaaaagataaaacaaaccTGGGTGTGGTTGATGTTGTGGTCGTTCGTCTTTTGTGCGTGCATGAATTCCTATAGCAGCGATGCCTGTTGCTGCAAATTTCGTTACCAAGTCTGTGGTAGCTTCTACAGTTGGCATGATTCTAAAGATTGAAGAATTGAATTATTGATCATgaggaaatagaaaaaaacagaTATAATCCACCTTATTTTGCATGTAACTGGTATTTTGAGATTATCAACAAGAGTTTTAAGTATTTCAACTGCTTTGTCAGGTTTTGAGAGCAGAGCTACTCCCATACCACCTTTGATTGAGAATTCTTTGGGACATCCCATGTTTATGTCAATTCCAGCAACATCGTTTTCAACCTGATAAAAGatttatatcattttcaatATAGTTTCCTCAATACAACTATAACTTTACCAATTTTCCAACTTTGAGGGCTCTCTCGGCATCACTTGTGCCCAATTGAAGAACAACTCTATTCTTTTCTTTGTCACAAGTTCTAAAGATTATACTGCCATCTGAAGGATCAACGAAGTCAATTGTTCCCAAAACATCTATACACAAAAAAAgtaaggaaatattattttttaactgtaCGGCTTACTTACCATTTACACGTCTTATAGCCTTTATCATCTTCAAATCAATCAATTCTTCGGAGTAAACAATATCAGCACCATATTCTAATGCCAATAACCTCATTGGGAGAGTGCCAACTCTTACCATAGGTGCGAGGATTATTTTATTTCGAtaagataattttgttttatccaCTGTCATGTTGAAATTCTGTTAAATCTCTttagttaaatagattttaaaattgccaGTCGTGAAAATTCACAAGAATTAAAAGGGATccgagatgttaaaaaaatgaagacttGTCAACAAATTGACATTTAAGAAATCGTTCAGTTTTGTTGTGAGCCAATCCAGTCGAACAAAGTAATAGAAACCCGTTCAGTGCTCACGTAATGTCAGACTGCGCAAACGAAATCGTGGCTGAACTAGTtattcttcaatttaaattcaccGATTCCAGTGTCATTTGGCCTCTGGGTTTCAAGATATATATcggaaatatttcttttttaacgcGCCCATGCcactttttcgaaaccaaatagttcgaTCGTTATTCGCGCATATAATTAACTCTGaaagtaatcaacgaaataaaccaatacgcaggaaacatttattcaccTTGACTAAATTTTTCACTCTCTTGCTcttacagaaaattattcaaagatTTAGGTGAATTTCCGCGTAGTTACCTATAATTCATTGTGACACAAACTAAGTAATTGGTTTGAGGTGATCGTCTAGTTTGTGTcgaaacacaaactaaaaacttGCTCAAATTGGCCACagaatggtttctgcatgtgcACGGACTCTCTaataagtctatagtgctcagtttagaaaccaaacactttcgaaacaaaaagttgcatgtgcgcgcctagcctaaaAGTCTGAATCTTGGATCATTGACCTACTAAAGTATAACTGGACTCCTATCATTTAACATAGTTAAAATGACTCAGCCAATCAGagaaaattgtattgttaaGAACAAATACAAACCaacttaaataattcaaaattccCTTTCTtatatatgaatattttaatttaagtctttgAAAACTTTCAGATATTATTATATAACAGAACAAATTAATAACCATCAGATGATTAGATTAATCCTTAAACTATAGATttctttacaaacatttttaacatacacaaatacTGGAGCTGGAAATATCACTGGTTGGAGATAACCGACTGTCACAAACTAACTTAACTAACGTGGTGCTACAATCCTGTGTAAACTAGCACCTCActtaacaaacttttccatcttgtTCCCAACTAGTTACCTCTAGTTACCGGTGGTCaatttccacttgtgcgctccgCCTGATCAGcagccttcctctactgctctgtcatgtgggtgtggattcaaagacatCCCTGTCACCAAACTAGCTATTAAAATAACTAAAGTGTATCTTAATAAATCATAACCATACCATTGAGAATTTATATTTGTTCCTTTTTAGCCAAATCtattttattgtttctatttgTCTGTTATAAACCATAAAAGATTCTCGGTATAAGAAACCTTTTATAATTGGTATTCTGGAAGAGtaagttttgaaagaaagaatGCAAGATATACCGAAAGAACTtgattttttaccatatcagtgtGCTGGTGTGAAAGGGgattaaatttgcaaaattaacTACATTACCGGCTTCTGCACTATTCACCTGAACTACACGCACTCAAAAGTCACATCACATTTGTAAACGCAGATTGGTTTGACGTAATTTATTTTGGTGTCCACTGTCCTCTGTTTTCTTGTAATCTTGGCCCAATCGATTGGATTTAGTTCCTCTGGAATAAATTATCCATCTACAGTCTTTAAAATTAGAAACTCAAATCATTATTAGAAATAGTCCTTAAGTCAAATAATAACTTATTCAAAATCAGTTGTGTGccaattaacttaaaaaattaaccatcgaaaaaggaaaaggaagaTTTTTCATTAAACCACTTTTCGttttcagaaagaaaaaaatccaaatatcgATTTTTTTGTGGAACTGcggagaaaatattgaaaactaatCCAACCCAAGAAAAATACTCTAATCATGTCTTATGTGAGTAAAATTAACATTAGTCATATTCCGGTTAGAAATAATAAGATTTCTCCCAATAAAAACTTACTAAACAAATTTTAGCGACTGAAAGCAACCAAATGTCCCACAGACGAACTATCTCTTACCAATAAAGCCATAGTGAATGTAAATGATTTTCCCGATGATACCAAGTGAGCAAgtccttaagaaaaaaaaattcttaaccCCATATATTTAACTATTTCTTTGGGGAGCAGATATGCAGATATATCAACCGGACCAGGTCAACACTTCATATTTGCATTGGAAAAAACGTCCGAAGTTCCTCGAGGACATGTCGGATTCTCGCTGGTCCAGCGTAAATGGGCAACCTTGTCAATTAACCAAGATATCGACGTACGCCCATATCGATTTGATGTTAATGCTGATGTTATCTGTACTGTGGTCCTAGAGACGGactttttgcaaaagaaaacgtgagtttacaacaatttttaagttttattgattttttttttctatttttacataatcttaaaattatattccaGGGTATCTCAAGAGCCATATGATTCTGATCTGATGGCAAAGGAATTTCTGCTGCAATTCGCTGGCATGGCTTTGACTGTCGGACAGACATTGGTGTTTAGTTTCCAGGAAAAGAAATTGTTGGGGTTGGCTGTGAAGACATTAGAAGGTTTGtgttatatttgaaataaaatttatatttactttggaataatatatttttttaagctgtGGAATCGAATGCATTAaaggaaaataaagaaatggCAATAAAAAGTGTTCGCTTCGGACGTTTAACTGGTAATACAGTGGTACAGTTTGAGAAGGCCGAAAACTCTTCATTAAACTTGGTTGGAAAAGCTAAAGGGTAAGTTTGTCTATAACATCTACCAAAACACAACAGAACCGTTTTCCAACCTAAGCCATTTAATTCTCTTCaagcaatgaaaaaaaattcttagtatgctttttgtattcattttaaattgatttaaaaatgcacACGTACTCGTGTACTCTCACAAATTAAAAGTAACATATAATTATGTTATCAAGGCGTCGTGCTGTCGCATTTTAA
This window contains:
- the LOC129944082 gene encoding LOW QUALITY PROTEIN: tRNA-dihydrouridine(20) synthase [NAD(P)+]-like (The sequence of the model RefSeq protein was modified relative to this genomic sequence to represent the inferred CDS: inserted 1 base in 1 codon) — translated: MTVDKTKLSYRNKIILAPMVRVGTLPMRLLALEYGADIVYSEELIDLKMIKAIRRVNDVLGTIDFVDPSDGSIIFRTCDKEKNRVVLQLGTSDAERALKVGKLVENDVAGIDINMGCPKEFSIKGGMGVALLSKPDKAVEILKTLVDNLKIPVTCKIRIMPTVEATTDLVTKFAATGIAAIGIHARTKDERPQHQPHPDIIKAVAQAVDIPIIANGGSREIDKYSDIFKFRDRCGVDSIMVARAAQFNVTIFRKEGLLPVFDVIKKYLKLCVDYDNPQSNTKYCVQSMLRELQETPLGKKFLLCQTLHQICNLWDLGDYCYKKQXEYQEKGNFGRREVCPGAIPGDKEDVDAPQTKKHKLEIDDNTNPSDILEHNIAFYRANYIEDTSLPKSILHTYASKNFKGVPKYEIQRFDKLFRAICSFDGKRYASTFWEKNKKYAEQGSALVCLLNLGLMEESELIKNGSILR